The genomic region GGCGCCTGGGTCAACAGCCGCGCGCTGGAGCTCGCCGGGATCACCCGCGACACCCCCGACCCTGCCGACGGCCGCTTCGAACGCGACAGTTCAGGCACCCCGACGGGCATGCTCCAGGAAGGCGCGATGGATCAGGTCGCCCGCCTGGTCCCGCAGTCCACCGCCGCCGACCGGCTCGCCGCGCTGCTGCACTCGCAGCGCCTGCTCCACTCGCACGGCATCACCGCCTGGCAGGACGCCATGGTCGGCGCCAACCTCGGGATGGCCGACGCGTCGGACGCCTATCTCACCGCCGCACGCGACGGCTCGCTCACCGCGCGGGTGGTCGGCGCCCTGTGGTGGGACCGGGAACGCGGCGCCGAGCAGATACCGGAACTCGCCGCCCGACGCGCGGCGTTGAGCCACGGCAGGTTCCGCGCGGACTCCGTCAAGATGATGCTCGACGGGGTGGCGGAGACCGGCACCGCGGCCCTGCTCGACCCGTATCTGGACAACTGCGGCTGCGCCACCGCCAACCGCGGCACCAGCTTCATCGATCCCGAGCTGCTCCCCTCCTACGTGACCGAGCTGGACTCCCTCGGCTTCCAGGTGCACTTCCACGCCCTCGGCGACCGCGCCGTACGCCAGGCACTCGACGCCGTCGAGGCCGCCCGCGCCGCCAACGGGCACAGCGACACCCGCCCGCACCTCGCCCACCTCCAGGTGGTCCACCCCGACGACATCGGCCGTTTCCGCGCGCTGGGCGCCGTCGCGAACATCCAGCCGCTGTGGGCCGCGCACGAGCCGCAGATGGACGAGCTGACCATTCCCTTCCTGGGCACGGAACGCGCGGCCTGGCAGTACCCCTTCGGCGCGCTGTTGGGCGCCGGCGCGACGCTCGCGGCGGGCAGCGACTGGCCGGTGAGCAGCGCGGACCCGATCCAGGGCATTCATGTGGCGGTCAACCGGGTGATCCCGGGTGGCACGGATCCCGTGTTCCTGCCCGAGCAGCGCATCGGACTGACCGCCGCACTCGCCGCGTACACGGCGGGTTCCGCCTATGCGAACCACCTGGACGACACCGGCAGCATCCGGGCCGGAGCCCTGGCCGACCTGACCGTACTGGACCGTGACCCGTACGCCGGACCGCCGGAGGAGATCGGCGGGACGGGCGTCGCGCTCACCTACGTCGGCGGCAGGCGCGTCCACGCGGCGCCCGACGCCTGACGGTTCCGCAGGAGTCCGCAGGCTCAAGGACCCACGGGGGAGGGCCTGCGGCTCCTCGGCATGCCGACGGCGAGATCCTCGGCGAGCAGCCGCTTCGCGATGGCGTCGACCGCGGCCCGGAGTTCGGCGCTGCGCGGCCTGCCCTTGTCCTCCTCCAGGCGGGTGTTCAGCCACCGCGACCAGGCGGACGTGATGGCTTCGGCCTCCCGGTGGCCCGCGGCGGTGTGCGAGAAGAGGTTGCCGTCGCGGGTCAGATAGCCCTCGTCGACCATCCGGTCGAAGACCGGCACCAGCACCTCGGGAGGCAGCCGGTACCGGGTGGCGGTCACGCCGATACTGGCGTGTCCGACGAGCCGGGTGAGCAGTTCCACCTGCATCACCGCCCAGGCACCCGCGACGTCCAGGCGAGTGTCGGAGTCCGCGACGATCCGGCGCGCGGTGTCCGGCCCCTGGCCGTGCAGGATCTTCGCGACGGAGAGTTCCAGGACCTTCGCCGAGTCCCCGGACGCCGGGGCCGCGAAGCCCTCACCCATGTCGGTGGAGCCGACGCGCGCGGAGTCGCGGAGCTTCACCTGCTTCAGGAACAGTGCCACCACGAAACCGATCAGCGCGACGGGCACGGTCCACAGGAAGACGGTGTGGATGGTGTGCGAGTAGGCCTGCACGATGGGGTCGACGGCGGAATCGGGCAGCCTGTGCAGCGACATGGGGTCCTGGGCCGCCCGGGACACCCGGACCGGGGCGATCCCGGATGCCCGGCTGGCCTCGGCGATGGCCGAAGTGAGCTTCGGCTTCAGGGTGTTGGCGTAGATCGTGCCGAACACGGCGGTACCGAAGGCGCTGCCGAGCGTACGGAAGAACGTCACGCCCGAGGTGGCGGTGCCCAGATCGGCGTAGTCGACCGTGTTCTGCACGGCGATGGTCAGCACCTGCATGCAGAGCCCGATGCCGAGGCCGAGCACGAACATGTACAGCGACTCACGCCAGAGGCCCGCGGTGGGTCCCATCCGGGACATCAGGAACAGTCCGGCCGCCATCACCAGCGCGCCGACGATGGGGAAGATCCGGTAGTTGCCGGTCTTGCTGACGACGTTGCCGCTGAACACCGAGGCGATCAGCAGCCCGACGACCATCGGCAGGGTCCGCACGCCGGAGACCGTTGCCGAGACCCCGTCGACGTACTGCAGATAGGTCGGCAGGAAGGTCATCGCCCCGAGCATCGCGAAGCCGACGATGAAGCTGAGGATCGAGCAGACCGTGAACACCGGATTCGCGAACAGCCGCATGGGCAGCATCGGTTCGGCGGCCCGGGTCTCGACGACGCAGAACAGCGCCAGCGCGATCAGCCCGCCCGCGAACAGTCCGATGATGGGTCCCGAGCCCCACGCGTACTGGTTGCCGCCCCAACTGGTGGCGAGGATCAGGGCGCTCGCCCCGACCGCCACCAGGGCGATGCCCAGGTAGTCGATGACGGGTCTGCCGACCGATCTGACGGCGGGGATGTTACGGGCCGCCGCGATGACCACGAGGATCGCGATCGGCACATTGACGTAGAACGCCCAGCGCCAGGTCAGATTGTCCGTGAACACCCCGCCGAGCAGCGGTCCGATCACCGTGGACACCCCGAACACCGCACCGATCGCACCCTGGTACTTGCCGCGTTCGCGCAGCGGGATGACGTCCGCGATCAGCGCCATCGAGGTCACCATCAGACCGCCCGCGCCGATGCCCTGCACGGCGCGCCAGGTGATCAGCAGGGTCATGTCCGTCGCCAGGCCGCAGAGGAACGATCCGGTGATGAAGATGATCGCCGAGACCTGGAAGACCAGCTTGCGGCCGAAGAGGTCACCGAACTTGCCGACCAGGACGGTGGCGACCGTCTCGGCGAGCAGATACGCGGTGACCACCCAGGACATGTGCGCGGCCCCGCCCAGATCGGACACGATCGTCGGCAGCGCCGTACCGACGATCGTCTGGTCGAGGGCGGCCAGCAGCACACCGAGCATGATCGTGCCGAACACGATGTTCCGCTGCCGGACGTCGAGCACGGGCGGCGCGGAGGGCGTGGTGCTGCTGGCAGTCGTCACAGTCGCACCCTCACACCCGATTGGCCCCGGCGCATGCGCTGTGGCCCGGACCGGTGATCACCGGTCCGGGCGCGTTCAGCCGGGGCGGACCTGCTCGGTGCTGTCGAGCCCGGCGGTCGCCGACGTACGCAGGGAGGCGGCGAGCCGCAGGCCCTCCCCCCCCGTTTCCAGGAGGCGCAGGATCGGGTCGCTGCGCAGCGGGGCCGGCTGACGGGGGCTCCAGGCCGACATCTCGCCGGAATCCCGGTCGTGGGCGGCAGCCCCTCAGGCCTTGGGGATGTCGAAGTACCGGGTGAGCCTGGAGGCCAGCCCCAGATCGCCCGCGATCTTCACCTTGCGCAGCACGAACAGCGTCACCGGGCCGGCGTTGCCCGAGACCAGCCTGAGGAAGTCGGCGTCGCCCATGACGAGGGTGAGGCGCGGCTCGCCCGCCGAGCGTCCCTCGGTGACGGTGCAGTTCCCGTCCGCGATGGCGGTCTCGTACACCACGTCGCTCCCTCCGGTGATCTTCCAGCGGATCACCGCCGCCAGGGATCCGGCGTTCTCCGGGCGGAACTGCCGCTCCACGCGTCCGAAGACCTCGGCGAGTACGCGGTGGCGCAGGTCGCCGCGCGCGATCTCGCCGAGCTCCTTCGTGGACAGCCCCTTGATGATCTTCGCGAATTCCTGCGGGGAGACGGACGCGAAGTCCAGTTCCGCAAGTCTCTCGCTGATGCTGTCTGCCACGAACGCTTCCCTACTCACAAGTAAACTTACTGGGAGTGAGGCTAGGGCGCATGGGGGCCATGGGCAAGGCGGGTGCGTTCCCCGGCCGGGCCGCCCGGGTGTCCGGTCAGTTCCGGCGCGCCTCCAGCTGTATCGCGCGCAGCACGATCTCGGTCGCGAACCGCCACTCGGGGTCGGCGAGCTGCTCGCCGAAGATGGTGTCCAGGGTCCGCATCCGGTAGCGGACGGTCTGCGCGTGCACCCCCAGCGCCTCGCCCATCTGGGCGGCTGTGCCACGTGTCGCGAGCCAGGCGTGCAGGGTCTCGGTCAGCCGGTCGCGGCGGTTCGCGGTGAGTTCGGCGACGGGCGCCAGTTCGCGCCGGGCCAGCTGCCGGAGCAGTGGGGGGTCGGAGAGGAGCCAGAGCGTGACCATGTGGTCCTCGCAGCGGGTCGTCGGGTTGTCCTCGACGATGCCGGTGTCGACCAGGTCGAGGATCTGCCGCGCCCAGCGGAGCGAGTCGGAGGCGTTCACCAGGGGGACGGACAGGCCGATCGCCGTACGGGCGCCGGGCAGAGCGGCGTCCAGCATGAGCTGTCTTCGCTCGTCGAAAGGGCCGGGGACGAGTAGGTGCGGCTGCGGTTCGGCGAGATCGGCGAGGACGTCGTCGCCCAGGGCGGCCGACGGCGCGCCGACGGGCGTACGGAGCGCGACCAGCGTGACCTGCTCGGGTAACTCCCAGCCGGTCTGCTCGGAGAGTTCCGCGATGGCGGTACGGGGCACGGGTGACCCGGCGAGTATCAGGTGCAGCAGTCGGCGGCGGAGCGTGTCCTTGTGGTTCCCGTCGGCGGTCTTCACCTCCAAGTAGCCCTCACGCGACAGTGATTCGAGTTCGTCGACGTAGGTGAAGAGGGCGTCGGCGAAGGTCAGCATGAGGGTGGGGGAGAGGTTGTAGCGCCGGCCCACCGTCTTGGCCCGCCGCAGTGCGATCCGGGCGCCGAGCCGGTACGCACCCTGGAGCTGTTCCAGACTCCGGCCCTCGTACGCCTCGAACCTGCCGAACCTGCGGCACATCTCGTCGCGCAGGGTGGAAGGGGCGTCGGGCTCGGCGACCTGGTCGACGAAGACGGAGATGCTCTGCTCCACCCCGACGCGGATTCCCTGGCCGTACGGCCCGTCGAGCAGCCGTGCGTACTCCGGGTACGCGCGGGTGATCTCCAGGCCGATCTCCTTGATCAGGGTCGGAAG from Streptomyces sp. NBC_01267 harbors:
- a CDS encoding MDR family MFS transporter, whose protein sequence is MTTASSTTPSAPPVLDVRQRNIVFGTIMLGVLLAALDQTIVGTALPTIVSDLGGAAHMSWVVTAYLLAETVATVLVGKFGDLFGRKLVFQVSAIIFITGSFLCGLATDMTLLITWRAVQGIGAGGLMVTSMALIADVIPLRERGKYQGAIGAVFGVSTVIGPLLGGVFTDNLTWRWAFYVNVPIAILVVIAAARNIPAVRSVGRPVIDYLGIALVAVGASALILATSWGGNQYAWGSGPIIGLFAGGLIALALFCVVETRAAEPMLPMRLFANPVFTVCSILSFIVGFAMLGAMTFLPTYLQYVDGVSATVSGVRTLPMVVGLLIASVFSGNVVSKTGNYRIFPIVGALVMAAGLFLMSRMGPTAGLWRESLYMFVLGLGIGLCMQVLTIAVQNTVDYADLGTATSGVTFFRTLGSAFGTAVFGTIYANTLKPKLTSAIAEASRASGIAPVRVSRAAQDPMSLHRLPDSAVDPIVQAYSHTIHTVFLWTVPVALIGFVVALFLKQVKLRDSARVGSTDMGEGFAAPASGDSAKVLELSVAKILHGQGPDTARRIVADSDTRLDVAGAWAVMQVELLTRLVGHASIGVTATRYRLPPEVLVPVFDRMVDEGYLTRDGNLFSHTAAGHREAEAITSAWSRWLNTRLEEDKGRPRSAELRAAVDAIAKRLLAEDLAVGMPRSRRPSPVGP
- a CDS encoding SCP2 sterol-binding domain-containing protein, with the translated sequence MADSISERLAELDFASVSPQEFAKIIKGLSTKELGEIARGDLRHRVLAEVFGRVERQFRPENAGSLAAVIRWKITGGSDVVYETAIADGNCTVTEGRSAGEPRLTLVMGDADFLRLVSGNAGPVTLFVLRKVKIAGDLGLASRLTRYFDIPKA
- a CDS encoding amidohydrolase produces the protein MQHPHADLVLTGGPVLTLDAARSRATTVAVTGDRITAVGHDEVRELIGPKTEVVDLAGRLLIPGFQDAHVHPVAAGLELTQCDLTGARTATETLEAVGAYALAHPDREWITGGGWTMEAFEGGTPTRELLDAVVSDRPVYLPNCDHHGAWVNSRALELAGITRDTPDPADGRFERDSSGTPTGMLQEGAMDQVARLVPQSTAADRLAALLHSQRLLHSHGITAWQDAMVGANLGMADASDAYLTAARDGSLTARVVGALWWDRERGAEQIPELAARRAALSHGRFRADSVKMMLDGVAETGTAALLDPYLDNCGCATANRGTSFIDPELLPSYVTELDSLGFQVHFHALGDRAVRQALDAVEAARAANGHSDTRPHLAHLQVVHPDDIGRFRALGAVANIQPLWAAHEPQMDELTIPFLGTERAAWQYPFGALLGAGATLAAGSDWPVSSADPIQGIHVAVNRVIPGGTDPVFLPEQRIGLTAALAAYTAGSAYANHLDDTGSIRAGALADLTVLDRDPYAGPPEEIGGTGVALTYVGGRRVHAAPDA
- a CDS encoding helix-turn-helix domain-containing protein gives rise to the protein MPGVARPSDIGEPLGPLPQEFAAVIRPELPTLIKEIGLEITRAYPEYARLLDGPYGQGIRVGVEQSISVFVDQVAEPDAPSTLRDEMCRRFGRFEAYEGRSLEQLQGAYRLGARIALRRAKTVGRRYNLSPTLMLTFADALFTYVDELESLSREGYLEVKTADGNHKDTLRRRLLHLILAGSPVPRTAIAELSEQTGWELPEQVTLVALRTPVGAPSAALGDDVLADLAEPQPHLLVPGPFDERRQLMLDAALPGARTAIGLSVPLVNASDSLRWARQILDLVDTGIVEDNPTTRCEDHMVTLWLLSDPPLLRQLARRELAPVAELTANRRDRLTETLHAWLATRGTAAQMGEALGVHAQTVRYRMRTLDTIFGEQLADPEWRFATEIVLRAIQLEARRN